A region of Jonquetella anthropi DSM 22815 DNA encodes the following proteins:
- a CDS encoding ABC transporter permease → MIRLTPLGIALKNIRRSPRRSLCLILTVLLLSFFMFAGSVAFFAMSDGMKSVSDRLGADLIVVPMDYTAKVENLLLTGAPSTFFLPKDAEEQLKRFSDVIEASTPQVFLATLSASCCASPLQLMGIDSKTDFLIKPWLVSSTSRELEDGQIIVGNNVNAETGGTLKFFNRPYTVAGKLAKTGMGFDDSVFMTRNTLCQAAVDASFLLNSPLAKDKSLVSAVMVRLKPGQDAADLAMDMNRALNRGGLYIMCSHSFINGMSVTLRGAAKFALWGGAILWLLAACVISLLFSVSLNERRSEMAMLRTVGASSSQLTCMILDEVLILCLEGAVLGLLLGAFAATLSAPRAAEALKLPFLLPQLSVLLLIAGATVLLSVLTGLLAAYRAARRVSKADIYSTLRGN, encoded by the coding sequence ATGATTCGGCTTACTCCCTTGGGGATCGCCCTGAAAAACATCCGGCGATCCCCTCGGCGTAGCCTGTGCCTGATTTTAACGGTACTGCTTCTGAGTTTCTTTATGTTCGCCGGATCTGTCGCGTTTTTCGCCATGTCCGACGGCATGAAGAGCGTGTCAGATCGGCTTGGCGCCGACCTGATCGTCGTTCCTATGGACTACACCGCCAAGGTTGAGAACTTGCTTCTCACCGGGGCTCCGAGCACGTTTTTCCTTCCTAAGGACGCAGAAGAACAGCTGAAACGTTTTAGCGACGTCATCGAAGCCTCGACGCCGCAGGTTTTCTTGGCCACTCTCAGCGCGTCCTGCTGTGCCTCCCCGCTTCAACTGATGGGAATTGACAGCAAGACTGACTTTCTCATCAAGCCGTGGCTCGTCTCCTCCACATCCCGAGAGCTGGAGGACGGGCAAATTATCGTTGGCAACAACGTCAACGCGGAAACAGGCGGCACGCTGAAGTTCTTTAACCGCCCCTACACGGTGGCCGGCAAGCTCGCCAAAACCGGCATGGGCTTTGACGACTCGGTCTTTATGACCCGGAATACGCTCTGTCAGGCTGCCGTTGACGCCAGTTTCCTGCTCAACTCGCCGTTGGCAAAGGATAAGTCGCTGGTATCCGCCGTGATGGTCCGCCTCAAGCCGGGACAAGACGCCGCTGACCTCGCTATGGACATGAACCGAGCCCTGAACCGCGGCGGCCTGTACATCATGTGCAGCCACAGCTTCATCAATGGCATGAGTGTGACGCTTCGGGGCGCGGCCAAATTCGCCCTGTGGGGCGGCGCGATTCTCTGGCTTTTGGCTGCCTGCGTGATCTCGCTGCTCTTTTCAGTCAGCCTGAACGAGCGCCGCTCTGAAATGGCCATGCTGCGGACCGTCGGTGCCAGCAGCAGCCAGCTGACCTGCATGATTTTGGACGAAGTGCTGATTTTGTGCCTTGAAGGAGCCGTTTTAGGTCTTTTGCTCGGCGCTTTTGCGGCCACCCTGAGCGCGCCGCGTGCCGCAGAGGCCCTCAAACTGCCTTTTTTGCTGCCCCAGCTCAGCGTCCTCCTATTGATCGCGGGAGCGACCGTGCTCCTTTCGGTTTTGACCGGACTGCTTGCAGCGTACCGCGCTGCCCGGCGAGTCAGCAAAGCCGATATTTACTCTACGCTGAGGGGGAACTAA
- a CDS encoding ABC transporter permease yields the protein MANRRQKMYLKMVTSSLIRRASRLIIAVLAIAIGATILSGLVTIYYDIPRQLGREFRSYGANLLILPKGDTKISRDDLVQLRSLIGSDRIVGMAPYRYQTVKINEHPYIIAGTDLPEAKKNSPFWYVEGSWGNADEPDKVMVGKEIAKTLNLSLGDTFTVLGVKYGKHAEASGQNLSAVENQERDEGDQNFSKKLSVCGIVTTGGAEEGFIFADVNMLDSLIGDSFHGDVVECSVVADGEQMEKLTGTLQAKMSDIQPRSVRRLTQSQDIVLGKLQALVLLVTVVVLIITMISVYTTMMAMVAERRREIALKKALGAENRLVMGELLGEGAFLGLIGSAFGVFLGFEFAQRVSLNVFGRAINFPWPIIPITIAVFIAITVLASILPVRRVMDIHPAIVLRGE from the coding sequence ATGGCAAATAGAAGACAGAAGATGTACCTCAAGATGGTGACCAGTTCGCTGATCCGACGCGCCTCCCGGCTGATTATCGCCGTGCTGGCCATCGCCATCGGCGCCACCATCCTGTCAGGCCTGGTGACGATCTACTACGATATTCCCCGTCAGCTGGGACGCGAGTTCCGATCATATGGCGCCAACCTGCTGATCCTCCCGAAGGGCGATACCAAAATAAGCCGTGATGATCTCGTGCAGCTTCGCAGCCTGATCGGCAGCGACCGTATCGTGGGAATGGCGCCCTACCGCTATCAGACGGTGAAAATCAACGAACACCCCTATATCATCGCCGGCACAGACCTGCCGGAGGCAAAGAAAAATAGCCCGTTCTGGTACGTCGAAGGCTCTTGGGGAAATGCCGACGAGCCTGACAAGGTCATGGTCGGCAAGGAAATTGCCAAAACGCTGAACCTGTCGCTAGGCGATACCTTTACCGTGCTGGGAGTGAAGTACGGCAAGCACGCTGAGGCGTCGGGCCAGAACCTTTCCGCCGTGGAGAACCAGGAACGCGACGAGGGCGACCAGAACTTCTCCAAGAAGCTGTCCGTCTGCGGCATCGTCACCACCGGCGGCGCTGAAGAGGGCTTCATCTTCGCCGACGTCAACATGCTCGACAGCCTGATCGGCGACAGCTTTCACGGCGACGTGGTTGAGTGCAGCGTCGTCGCCGACGGCGAACAGATGGAGAAGCTCACTGGGACGCTGCAGGCAAAGATGTCTGACATTCAGCCCCGCTCGGTGCGGCGCTTGACCCAATCGCAGGATATCGTGCTGGGCAAGCTGCAGGCTTTGGTGCTGCTTGTCACCGTCGTCGTCCTGATTATCACCATGATCTCGGTCTACACGACCATGATGGCCATGGTGGCCGAGCGGCGGCGCGAAATCGCCTTAAAGAAAGCTCTCGGAGCTGAGAACCGGCTCGTCATGGGCGAACTGCTCGGCGAGGGCGCCTTTTTAGGCCTGATCGGCAGCGCCTTCGGCGTGTTCCTCGGGTTTGAATTTGCCCAGCGCGTCAGCCTGAACGTCTTCGGCCGGGCCATTAACTTCCCGTGGCCTATCATCCCCATTACCATCGCTGTCTTCATCGCGATCACCGTGCTCGCCTCAATCCTTCCCGTGCGCCGGGTAATGGACATTCACCCTGCCATTGTGCTCAGAGGAGAATAA
- a CDS encoding DUF4418 family protein: MHKKLSLLLLVLGVILALASFVLFPICSKLMANGGHMKCWYSGIFVTVMGGVVVLSSLISLTGRLLPLWYIVSGAAALLCWLVPRGIVKVAGDGWACGLCGNPEMACHATAVKVDWIAGAIVLFCVIGLLTSFVRGNR, encoded by the coding sequence ATGCACAAGAAGCTCTCTCTGCTCCTTCTGGTTCTCGGAGTGATCCTCGCTTTGGCCTCGTTCGTCCTGTTCCCCATCTGCTCCAAGCTGATGGCTAACGGCGGGCACATGAAATGCTGGTATTCGGGGATCTTCGTCACCGTCATGGGCGGAGTTGTCGTCCTGTCGTCGCTGATCTCTTTGACCGGCCGCCTTCTGCCGCTGTGGTACATCGTTTCCGGCGCAGCCGCTTTGCTGTGCTGGCTGGTGCCGAGAGGGATCGTCAAAGTCGCCGGCGACGGCTGGGCCTGCGGCCTCTGCGGGAACCCCGAAATGGCCTGCCATGCGACCGCCGTTAAAGTGGACTGGATCGCCGGGGCAATCGTCCTCTTCTGCGTCATCGGGCTCCTGACCAGCTTTGTCCGCGGCAATCGGTAA
- a CDS encoding ABC transporter permease, translating into MFWRMIMQTLIRQKSKMLMIAFTVVLGVSLSTAMMDVMLGVGDKVNRELKVYGANITVRHKDAALMNDLYGLHEGLGVTDKFLYEEDVLKLKTIFWGFNIIDFAPLLTGRADVDGAGEVSVIGTWMEKHAQLNTGEEVNTGLRPLRNWWQISLKGDWIGEKDDGFVMLGSALAARLKADVGSTLTLVNNGVTKKVTVKGIFTDGGPADGRVFGTLKMVQELMNLPGKVSSIEVSALTTPDNDLARKASQDFKSLTPEEYETWYCTAYVSAICHQIQEVIRDGVARPVRQVAESEGTILNKTTLLMILITILSAIGSALAISNLITASVIERSQELGLLKALGAHNYQIVLLVLAEVMLTNLFGGVVGYGLGIGFAQIIGQTVFGSYIEIAQMVVVIVAVILFFVTLFGSIPAIRYLLNLKPTEVLHGK; encoded by the coding sequence ATGTTCTGGAGAATGATTATGCAGACGCTGATCCGTCAAAAGAGCAAAATGCTGATGATCGCCTTCACTGTCGTCCTCGGCGTGTCACTGTCGACGGCCATGATGGACGTGATGCTCGGCGTTGGCGATAAGGTCAACCGAGAGCTGAAGGTCTACGGCGCCAACATCACGGTGCGCCACAAGGACGCCGCTCTGATGAACGACCTTTACGGGCTCCACGAGGGGCTCGGCGTGACGGATAAGTTCCTTTACGAAGAGGACGTCCTGAAGCTGAAGACGATCTTCTGGGGCTTCAACATCATCGACTTTGCCCCGCTTCTGACAGGCCGGGCCGACGTGGACGGCGCCGGAGAGGTTTCGGTCATCGGGACGTGGATGGAAAAGCACGCCCAGCTGAACACAGGCGAAGAGGTCAACACAGGCCTGCGCCCGCTGCGCAACTGGTGGCAGATTAGCCTGAAAGGCGACTGGATCGGCGAAAAAGACGACGGATTCGTCATGCTCGGCAGCGCCTTGGCCGCCCGGCTGAAAGCCGACGTCGGGTCAACGCTGACTTTAGTCAATAACGGCGTGACCAAGAAGGTCACGGTCAAGGGGATCTTCACCGACGGCGGGCCGGCAGACGGCCGGGTCTTCGGCACGCTCAAAATGGTTCAGGAGCTGATGAACCTTCCGGGCAAGGTCTCAAGCATTGAGGTTTCCGCTCTCACCACGCCAGACAACGACTTGGCCCGCAAGGCCTCTCAGGATTTCAAGAGCCTGACGCCTGAAGAGTACGAAACGTGGTACTGCACCGCCTACGTCAGCGCCATATGCCATCAGATTCAGGAAGTCATCCGCGACGGCGTGGCCCGCCCGGTTCGGCAGGTCGCCGAGTCAGAAGGGACGATCCTCAACAAGACGACGCTGCTGATGATCCTGATCACGATCCTCAGCGCCATCGGTTCGGCGCTGGCCATTTCCAACCTGATAACCGCCAGCGTGATCGAGCGAAGTCAGGAACTTGGCCTGCTGAAGGCCCTTGGAGCGCATAACTACCAGATCGTCCTGCTGGTGCTCGCTGAGGTCATGCTGACCAACTTATTCGGCGGCGTGGTAGGTTACGGGCTCGGAATCGGCTTCGCTCAGATCATCGGGCAGACCGTGTTCGGCTCCTACATCGAGATCGCCCAGATGGTCGTTGTGATTGTGGCTGTGATCCTCTTCTTTGTTACGCTGTTCGGCAGTATTCCGGCGATTCGCTATCTGCTGAACCTGAAACCTACGGAGGTCCTCCATGGCAAATAG
- a CDS encoding ABC transporter permease translates to MTAALGIFSIAKKNIRRRPWRSFCLTATVLLLSCFLFAGTALTVSLARGAQSMGDRLGADIMVVPAGFDPHIDDIILSGRPSSFYLPHDVMERLSAIEGIDRMTPQTFLATLRASCCSYPLQLVGIDYQTDFLIKPWLNETLRRDLKKGEAILGHRVSGEPGDTLHFFGVDLKIAGRLEQTGMGFDATVFMTRETIADLAKAAEKIFQHPLSKDGSLISTVMLKLRPGYDSVAVAQKINAQLNDSDIFALFSKKFVNSITSSLTLVSWMIRGAVGLIWLLAVFIIALLFSVTVNERKTELGVLRAIGASRGKLLRLVLAEAFLISFYGATTGAALGALIVALVSPAVTAALKLPFLLPSFGSLAVLLLGAVAASVLTGVFGATFSARQAAKTDIYETLRS, encoded by the coding sequence ATGACCGCGGCCCTTGGAATTTTCAGCATCGCAAAAAAGAACATTCGGCGGCGGCCTTGGCGGAGTTTCTGCCTGACGGCGACCGTTCTGCTCCTCTCCTGCTTCCTCTTCGCGGGGACAGCGCTGACAGTCAGCCTTGCCCGCGGCGCCCAGAGCATGGGCGACCGCCTTGGAGCGGACATTATGGTCGTCCCAGCCGGCTTTGACCCGCATATCGACGATATTATCCTTTCGGGCAGGCCGTCGAGTTTTTACCTTCCTCACGACGTCATGGAACGGCTGAGCGCGATAGAAGGCATCGACCGGATGACGCCGCAGACGTTTCTTGCGACGCTCCGGGCTTCGTGCTGCTCCTACCCGCTCCAGCTGGTCGGCATCGACTACCAGACGGACTTTCTCATCAAGCCGTGGCTGAACGAGACGCTGCGGCGGGACCTGAAAAAGGGCGAGGCCATCCTTGGACACCGCGTTTCGGGCGAGCCGGGCGACACGCTCCACTTCTTCGGCGTCGACTTGAAAATCGCCGGCCGCCTGGAACAGACCGGCATGGGGTTCGACGCCACCGTCTTCATGACCCGCGAGACCATCGCGGACTTAGCAAAGGCGGCGGAGAAAATTTTTCAGCACCCGCTCAGCAAGGACGGCAGCCTGATTTCTACCGTCATGCTGAAGCTTCGGCCGGGGTACGACTCGGTCGCCGTGGCGCAGAAAATCAACGCCCAGCTGAACGACAGCGATATTTTCGCGCTGTTCAGCAAGAAGTTCGTGAACAGCATTACATCGTCGCTCACGCTGGTGTCGTGGATGATCCGCGGAGCCGTCGGCCTGATCTGGCTTCTAGCAGTGTTTATCATCGCGCTGCTCTTCTCCGTGACGGTCAACGAGCGAAAAACTGAGTTGGGCGTGCTTCGGGCCATCGGTGCGAGCAGGGGCAAACTGCTGCGGCTGGTACTGGCCGAAGCCTTTTTGATCAGCTTTTACGGCGCGACGACCGGCGCGGCTCTCGGCGCTTTGATCGTTGCCCTCGTCAGTCCAGCTGTGACGGCGGCGCTGAAACTGCCGTTCCTTCTGCCGTCCTTCGGCTCTTTAGCCGTCTTGCTTCTCGGCGCGGTCGCCGCGTCGGTGCTCACCGGCGTTTTCGGGGCAACTTTTTCCGCGCGCCAAGCCGCCAAGACGGACATTTACGAGACGCTTCGATCGTGA
- a CDS encoding FMN-binding protein, with protein sequence MKKVWISIVALVVVLAVVFALKGGISGKTYRDGTYEGAYESSDGQRTSVTLTIKDNKIVDCKLDARDALGNVKDENYGKGGTAEDFRRAQLSVREMKKYPDMLLETQDIDKMDALSGATVTFKAMQIAVHEALKKAR encoded by the coding sequence ATGAAAAAAGTTTGGATTTCCATCGTCGCTTTGGTCGTAGTCCTCGCCGTTGTCTTCGCCCTGAAGGGGGGCATTTCCGGCAAAACCTACCGGGACGGCACCTACGAGGGCGCGTACGAGTCAAGCGACGGGCAGCGCACCAGCGTCACGCTGACCATTAAGGACAACAAAATCGTCGACTGCAAGCTGGACGCCCGCGACGCCTTGGGCAACGTCAAAGACGAGAACTACGGCAAGGGCGGGACGGCCGAGGATTTCCGGCGAGCCCAGCTTTCCGTGCGGGAGATGAAGAAATACCCCGACATGCTGCTCGAAACGCAGGATATCGACAAGATGGACGCCCTTTCCGGCGCGACGGTCACCTTTAAGGCGATGCAGATTGCGGTCCACGAGGCGCTGAAAAAGGCGAGGTAG
- a CDS encoding ABC transporter ATP-binding protein → MTPILNLKDLCKEYTRGGGKFFAVDHVSLTVEPGDYVNIIGRSGGGKSTLLNIAAGMLAASSGTVELNGVSLAGKKDAELSRIRNEQIGFIPQGASALPNLTVLENVLLPFCLYPRGGDGEGSARLLLERFGIENMADAYPSELSGGELRRALIARALVNHPQLLIADEPTSDLDVESTQGIMEEFSRLNAEGMTILIVSHDLDTLRYGKRVYSMSEGKLTEGNLFAPLSN, encoded by the coding sequence TTGACGCCTATACTGAATCTGAAGGATCTGTGCAAGGAATACACCCGCGGCGGAGGGAAGTTTTTTGCCGTCGACCACGTCTCGCTGACCGTCGAGCCCGGCGACTACGTGAACATCATCGGCCGTTCCGGCGGCGGCAAGTCGACGCTGCTGAACATCGCGGCGGGGATGCTTGCCGCCAGTTCCGGCACGGTAGAGCTGAACGGCGTGAGCCTTGCGGGCAAGAAGGACGCAGAGCTTTCCAGAATCCGCAACGAGCAGATTGGATTTATCCCCCAAGGCGCCTCCGCCCTGCCCAACCTGACCGTGCTGGAAAACGTGCTCCTTCCCTTTTGTCTCTACCCGCGGGGCGGCGACGGAGAAGGCTCGGCCCGACTGCTTCTGGAGCGTTTCGGTATTGAGAACATGGCCGATGCCTACCCGAGCGAGCTTTCCGGCGGCGAGTTGCGGCGCGCGCTCATTGCCCGCGCGTTGGTCAACCACCCGCAGCTCCTCATCGCCGACGAACCCACGTCCGACTTGGACGTCGAGTCGACTCAAGGCATCATGGAAGAGTTTTCCCGGCTGAACGCCGAGGGCATGACGATCCTGATCGTCTCCCACGACTTGGACACGCTGCGGTACGGCAAGCGCGTCTACAGCATGTCCGAGGGAAAACTGACCGAGGGCAACCTGTTCGCACCGCTCTCCAACTAG
- a CDS encoding helix-turn-helix domain-containing protein has translation MRKARQTTQEERLEIVRYCLAKDNNYGATALKYNCSYQQVRNWVLRYESMGPAGLEDRRGRRIGTLPARTPEEKQRHRIAELERKNRDLQMENDLLKKIRELEMKDRSL, from the coding sequence ATGAGAAAAGCCAGACAGACAACCCAGGAAGAACGCCTTGAAATCGTACGGTACTGCCTTGCTAAGGATAATAATTATGGAGCGACGGCGCTGAAATATAACTGTTCCTATCAGCAGGTGCGCAACTGGGTGCTCCGTTATGAGAGCATGGGCCCCGCCGGCCTTGAAGACCGTCGTGGACGGCGGATTGGAACCCTGCCAGCCCGGACACCAGAGGAAAAGCAGCGCCACAGGATTGCAGAACTGGAACGCAAGAACCGCGACCTTCAGATGGAGAACGACCTGTTAAAAAAAATCAGAGAGTTAGAGATGAAAGATCGCTCTCTCTGA